In the Brassica napus cultivar Da-Ae chromosome A7, Da-Ae, whole genome shotgun sequence genome, one interval contains:
- the LOC106415574 gene encoding serine/threonine-protein phosphatase 2A 65 kDa regulatory subunit A alpha isoform → MAMVDEPLYPIAVLIDELKNDDIQLRLNSIRRLSTIARALGEERTRKELIPFLSENSDDDDEVLLAMAGELGVFIPFVGGVEHAHVLLPPLESLCTVEETCVREKAVDSLCKIGSEMRESDLVDSFVPLVKRLAAGEWFAARVSACGLFHVAYQGCTDVLKTELRSIYNQLCQDDMPMVRRAAATNLGKFATTLESSYLNAEIMTMFDDLTKDEQDSVRLLAVEGCAALGKLLEPQDCVARVLPVIVNFSQDKSWRVRYMVANQLYELCEAVGPDCTKTDLVPAYVRLLQDNEAEVRIAAAGKVTKFCQLLNPELSIQHILPCVKDLSSDSSQHVRSALASVIMGMAPILGKDSTIEHLLPIFLSLLKDEFPDVRLNIISKLDQVNQVIGIDLLSQSLLPAIVELAEDRHWRVRLAIIEYVPLLASQLGIGFFDDKLGALCMQWLQDKVYSIREAGANNLKRLAEEFGSEWAMQHLVPQVLEMVNNPHYLHRMMALRAISLMAPVMGSEITCSKFLPVVVEASKDRVPNIKFNVAKLLQSLIPIVDQSVVDKTIRQCLVDLSEDPDVDVRYFANQALQSINGAAVA, encoded by the exons ATGGCCATGGTGGATGAACCTTTATATCCCATCGCTGTGCTCATTGACGAGCTTAAGAACGACGATATACAGCTTCGTTTGAACTCCATCCGTCGCCTATCTACAATCGCTCGTGCCCTTGGAGAGGAGCGCACGAGGAAAGAGTTAATCCCCTTCCTGAGTGAGAACAGTGATGATGACGACGAGGTTCTCCTTGCAATGGCTGGGGAGCTCGGAGTTTTCATTCCTTTTGTTGGAGGGGTTGAGCATGCGCATGTGCTTCTCCCTCCTCTTGAATCTCTCTGCACCGTTGAAGAGACCTGTGTGAGAGAGAAAGCTGTGGACTCGCTTTGCAAGATCGGATCTGAGATGAGGGAGAGTGATCTTGTGGACTCCTTTGTCCCTCTTGTGAAG AGACTTGCAGCTGGTGAATGGTTTGCAGCTAGAGTTTCCGCATGTGGTTTGTTTCATGTTGCGTACCAAGGCTGTACTGATGTGTTGAAGACAGAGTTGCGGTCTATTTATAACCAGTTGTGCCAAGATGATATGCCTATGGTGCGGAGAGCTGCTGCAACTAACCTGGGGAAATTTGCTACTACTTTGGAGTCCAGCTATTTGAACGCTGAGATCATGACTATGTTCGATGATCTTACTAAAGATG AACAAGATTCTGTCAGACTATTGGCTGTGGAAGGCTGTGCAGCTCTTGGAAAGTTACTGGAACCTCAGGATTGTGTTGCACGCGTTTTACCTGTTATTGTTAATTTCTCTCAG GATAAATCTTGGAGGGTGCGCTACATGGTTGCTAATCAGCTATATGAACTTTGTGAGGCAGTTGGTCCTGATTGCACCAA GACGGATTTGGTTCCAGCGTATGTAAGACTGCTACAGGACAATGAGGCTGAAGTGCGAATAGCAGCAGCGGGGAAAGTGACTAAGTTCTGTCAGCTTTTGAATCCAGAGCTTTCTATTCAGCACATCCTTCCTTGCGTGAAG GATTTATCATCCGATTCTTCTCAACATGTCCGCTCTGCTCTAGCGTCAGTAATAATGGGAATGGCTCCTATCCTTGGAAAG GACTCAACCATTGAGCATCTGCTACCAATTTTTCTCTCCCTTTTGAAAGATGAATTTCCTGATGTACGCCTCAACATCATAAGCAAGCTAGACCAAGTCAACCAG GTTATTGGGATTGATCTGCTGTCACAATCCTTGTTACCGGCGATTGTAGAGCTTGCCGAGGATCGGCACTGGAGAGTTCGTCTTGCTATTATTGAGTACGTTCCTCTGTTGGCCAGCCAGCTAGGTATAGGGTTTTTCGATGACAAGCTCGGAGCCCTTTGCATGCAATGGTTACAAGACAAG GTCTACTCTATCCGTGAAGCTGGAGCAAACAACCTAAAGCGTCTTGCAGAGGAGTTTGGTTCTGAATGGGCAATGCAGCACCTAGTTCCCCAG GTATTGGAGATGGTCAACAATCCGCACTACCTACACAGGATGATGGCTCTACGTGCAATATCACTCATGGCTCCTGTAATGGGATCAGAAATCACATGTTCTAAGTTTCTTCCCGTCGTGGTTGAGGCATCAAAAGACAG AGTTCCAAACATCAAGTTCAATGTTGCAAAACTTCTGCAATCCCTCATCCCCATAGTCGACCAATCA GTGGTGGACAAAACAATACGTCAGTGTTTGGTGGACCTGAGCGAGGACCCTGATGTTGATGTTCGTTATTTTGCAAACCAAGCGCTTCAGTCCATTAATGGTGCCGCAGTGGCGTAA
- the LOC106412198 gene encoding protein ASPARTIC PROTEASE IN GUARD CELL 1 has translation MFSHRCFVLFIFFLVSHSSVTSRILPRISVTTSTILDVSDSIRKTKGASSFQLNQLEEKCHTPSFSSSSFSLQLHSRASVQGNEHSDYKSLTLARLDRDSARVKSLMARLDLAVNNITKADLKPVITTMYTTEQQEIEAPLISGTTQGSGEYFTRVGIGNPAREVYMVLDTGSDVNWLQCAPCADCYHQTEPIFEPSSSSSYSTLSCDTPQCKALEVSECRNATCLYEVSYGDGSYTVGDLATETLTIGSASVDNVAVGCGHSNQGLFVGAAGLLGLGGGLLALPSQLNTTSFSYCLVDRDSDSVSTVEFGSDLSPDAVVAPLLRNHQLDTFYYLGLTGISVGGEMLQIPSSSFEVDESGGGGIIIDSGTAVTRLQTGIYNSLRDAFVKGTTDLEKAAGVAMFDTCYNLAAKTTIEVPTVAFHFPGGNMLALPAKNYMIPVDSVGTFCLAFAPTASSLAIIGNVQQQGTRVGFDLANSLIGFSTNKC, from the coding sequence ATGTTTTCTCACCGTTGCTTTgttctcttcatcttcttcctcgtttCACATTCTTCGGTTACTTCCAGAATCTTGCCAAGGATCTCTGTCACTACTTCAACGATTCTTGATGTCTCCGACTCCATTCGCAAAACCAAGGGTGCGTCGTCGTTTCAGCTGAACCAGCTAGAAGAAAAATGTCACACTCCATCTTTTTCGTCCTCTTCATTTAGCTTGCAGCTTCATTCACGAGCCTCCGTCCAAGGAAATGAGCACTCAGACTACAAGTCTCTCACGCTAGCTAGACTCGACCGTGACTCAGCCCGAGTCAAATCCCTCATGGCTCGTTTAGATCTAGCCGTTAACAACATAACCAAAGCAGATCTCAAGCCCGTTATTACCACAATGTACACCACGGAGCAGCAAGAGATCGAAGCTCCTTTGATCTCCGGCACGACTCAAGGAAGCGGCGAGTACTTCACACGCGTGGGTATCGGAAACCCGGCGCGTGAGGTCTACATGGTGCTCGATACCGGAAGCGACGTGAACTGGCTACAGTGCGCCCCTTGCGCCGACTGTTACCACCAGACCGAGCCCATCTTCGAGCCGTCGTCTTCCTCTTCTTACTCTACACTCTCTTGCGACACTCCTCAGTGCAAGGCCCTCGAAGTCTCCGAATGCAGGAACGCCACGTGTCTCTACGAGGTTTCTTACGGAGACGGCTCTTACACCGTCGGCGATCTCGCCACCGAGACGCTCACCATCGGCTCAGCTTCCGTCGATAACGTCGCCGTCGGGTGTGGACACAGCAACCAAGGACTGTTCGTTGGCGCCGCCGGTTTGCTCGGTCTCGGCGGCGGTTTGCTGGCTCTGCCGTCGCAGCTGAACACGACGTCGTTCTCTTACTGCCTCGTCGACCGCGACTCGGACTCGGTTTCCACCGTAGAGTTCGGGTCGGATTTATCTCCCGACGCCGTCGTGGCTCCGCTGCTGCGTAACCACCAGCTCGACACGTTCTACTACCTTGGACTCACCGGGATAAGCGTCGGCGGCGAGATGCTTCAGATTCCGAGCTCTTCTTTCGAGGTGGACGAGTCGGGAGGCGGAGGGATCATTATCGACTCGGGAACCGCCGTGACTCGGCTCCAGACGGGAATCTACAACTCGCTCAGAGACGCGTTCGTGAAAGGGACGACGGACTTGGAGAAAGCCGCCGGAGTTGCGATGTTCGACACGTGTTACAACCTGGCGGCTAAAACGACGATTGAGGTCCCCACGGTGGCTTTTCATTTTCCCGGCGGGAACATGTTGGCTTTGCCGGCGAAGAATTACATGATTCCGGTTGACTCGGTGGGGACTTTCTGTCTTGCGTTTGCACCGACGGCGAGTTCGCTTGCGATTATCGGAAACGTGCAGCAGCAAGGGACACGTGTTGGTTTCGATTTGGCGAATTCTCTCATTGGATTCTCGACAAATAAATGTTAG
- the LOC106412232 gene encoding GDT1-like protein 4, producing MSSVLQGFTKSLAMTFLSEIGDKTFFAAAILAMRYPRRLVLAGCVSALIVMTILSATVGWAAPNLIPRKWTHHITTLLFFGFGLWSLWDGFKQGGGGGSEELAEVEAELDSDLKTNGKATKDKVEDENKKQKRPFLTQFFSPIFLKAFSINFFGEFGDKSQLATIGLAADENPFGVVLGGIVAQLLCTTAAVIGGKSLASQISERIVALSGGMLFIIFGIQSFLTSVET from the exons ATGAGCTCGGTTTTGCAG ggATTTACGAAGTCACTCGCCATGACTTTCTTGTCGGAGATTGGCGACAAGACGTTTTTCGCTGCAGCT ATTCTAGCGATGCGTTATCCAAGGAGACTTGTGTTGGCTGGTTGTGTATCGGCTCTAATT GTCATGACTATCCTCTCTGCTACTGTTGGATGGGCTGCTCCTAATCTG ATCCCTCGCAAATGGACGCATCACATAACAACAttgttgttttttggttttgggctGTGGTCTTTATGGGACGGTTTTAAACAAGGAGGAGGAGG GGGCTCAGAAGAATTAGCTGAAGTTGAAGCAGAACTG GATTCTGATTTGAAGACTAATGGTAAAGCTACAAAAGACAAG GTTGAAGATGAAAACAAAAAGCAGAAAAGGCCGTTCCTCACACAGTTCTTCTCTCCAATTTTTCTCAAG GCATTTTCAATTAATTTCTTTGGTGAATTTGGTGACAAGAGTCAG CTTGCTACAATTGGTTTAGCTGCAGATGAAAATCCGTTTGGGGTGGTCCTTGGTGGAATTGT CGCACAGCTATTGTGCACCACTGCTGCTGTGATTGGAGGAAAGAGCTTAGCGTCTCAGATATCCGAACGAATA gTTGCTCTTTCTGGTGGAATGCTTTTCATTATCTTTGGCATCCAATCGTTTCTTACTTCTGTTGAGACCTAG
- the LOC106411667 gene encoding transcription factor HHO3, translated as MAKKGDNMDYTLKKKRCEEYIEALEEEQKKIQVFKRDLPLCLSLVTQAIESYRKELSEFSRSEHIQPEGSERTTSECEGRDGCIALCEEFVPIKSCERVKDDEAENNVDKKKSEWLQLWNQSPDPQPIEDQTTNCDAFQPFQKGKLAYAQPLKAITSTPTASSSTAETGGNKKEMEQQKQLQMHRKQRRCWSSELHRRFLHALQKLGGSHVATPKQIRDLMQVDGLTNDEVKSHLQKYRLHTRRPATPTLTNGCENPQQQQLIVVEGIWVPSKDAVNNRVYAPVAVQPPPRSSPSEPRSIQRCKPPTASSSTHPLHLPLS; from the exons ATGGCTAAGAAAGGAGACAACATGGACTATACCttgaaaaagaagagatgtGAAGAATACATAGAAGCACTCGAAGAAGAACAAAAgaagatccaagttttcaagCGTGATCTTCCCCTATGTTTATCGCTCGTTACACAAG CGATCGAGTCGTACCGGAAGGAGTTATCGGAATTTTCCAGGTCAGAACACATTCAACCAGAAGGTTCTGAGCGGACTACAAGTGAATGTGAAGGCAGAGACGGTTGCATTGCCTTGTGTGAGGAGTTTGTGCCGATCAAATCTTGTGAACGTGTTAAAGACGATGAAGCTGAAAATAACGTTGATAAGAAGAAATCCGAATGGCTTCAGTTATGGAACCAGTCTCCTGATCCTCAGCCCATAGAG GACCAGACAACAAACTGCGATGCGTTTCAACCGTTTCAAAAAGGAAAGCTCGCCTATGCTCAACCGTTGAAAGCAATCACTTCAACGCCGACGGCGTCGAGTTCAACGGCGGAAACAGGcggaaataaaaaagaaatggaGCAGCAGAAACAGTTACAAATGCATCGGAAGCAAAGGCGCTGCTGGTCGTCGGAATTACATCGGAGATTCCTTCACGCGCTTCAGAAGCTTGGAGGATCACAtg TTGCTACGCCTAAGCAGATTAGAGATCTCATGCAAGTCGATGGTCTAACCAATGACGAAGTTAAAAGCCACTTACAG aaatatagatTGCACACAAGAAGACCAGCTACTCCGACATTGACCAACGGCTGCGAAAATCCACAACAACAGCAGTTAATTGTTGTGGAAGGCATTTGGGTGCCGTCGAAAGATGCAGTGAATAACAGAGTTTACGCTCCTGTGGCAGTACAACCGCCACCACGTTCTTCACCGTCCGAACCAAGAAGCATCCAACGTTGCAAACCGCCTACAGCATCTTCTTCTACACACCCATTACACCTTCCTCTGTCATGA